A genomic segment from Desulfonatronum lacustre DSM 10312 encodes:
- a CDS encoding secretin N-terminal domain-containing protein produces the protein MTHTDRTQANILAFFPGFLAALLTLVLLWGCASTSKEDPMDHWRELSEQALAHTPTDRPLEPRFEIPEASLILDPEPETSPDTPFPQQRVSLRMQEAPMATLLMALARAAQVNMVLSPSVRAMQGVSVIIDDVPWETAFRNMADAHGLVYVWNGAILQVRTVDDVKQDMERERVAQDFTKLRAEAMHSGPLVTSVIKLRYLNIGQDPSAGTDGRTGTSETSRTSGNDLTGMITKLLGSNGGEGAQGVVVPHPETNSLVLQAPRNVTNKVFALLEHLDRPRPQILIQAHIVETTKDTARDLGFQWGGRRAGFAGDQPWMVAPGVGGPAGGWPAGELPPPFFDQGQGSGGMAGNFPADLTSTLTGLTLGFITGSPNYLEVQLSALQQDGKLNILSSPSITTMNNLMAFTENGEKVPYVSRDKDGNREVKFEDAVLRLEITPHVVDTEHLRLDIRVKKDEVDLTRQVEGNPFIIKKETQTSLVVGNEETVVISGLTKELTSRRLDGVPWLKDLPGLGALFRRDASRLDMEEVLIFITPTIIPQRSIPLSQNTAPRPFFQ, from the coding sequence ATGACGCATACTGACCGCACCCAAGCCAATATCCTTGCTTTTTTTCCAGGGTTTTTGGCGGCCCTCTTGACGCTGGTCTTGCTCTGGGGCTGCGCTTCCACCTCCAAGGAAGACCCCATGGATCACTGGCGGGAACTCAGCGAACAGGCTCTGGCCCACACCCCCACGGACCGCCCCTTGGAACCGCGTTTCGAGATTCCGGAAGCTTCCTTGATTTTGGACCCGGAACCCGAAACCTCCCCGGACACCCCTTTTCCCCAACAGCGCGTCTCCCTGCGCATGCAGGAAGCGCCCATGGCCACCCTGCTCATGGCCCTGGCCCGGGCCGCCCAGGTGAACATGGTCCTTTCCCCCAGCGTCCGGGCCATGCAGGGCGTCAGCGTGATTATCGACGACGTTCCATGGGAAACCGCCTTCCGCAACATGGCGGACGCCCACGGGCTGGTGTACGTGTGGAACGGAGCCATCCTGCAAGTCCGCACCGTGGACGACGTCAAGCAGGACATGGAGCGGGAGCGCGTGGCCCAGGACTTCACCAAGTTGCGGGCTGAGGCGATGCATTCCGGGCCGCTGGTCACCAGCGTGATCAAGCTGCGTTACCTGAATATCGGCCAGGATCCCTCAGCCGGAACGGACGGACGCACTGGAACGTCCGAAACGTCCCGAACATCCGGCAACGACTTGACCGGCATGATCACCAAATTGCTCGGGAGCAACGGAGGCGAGGGCGCGCAAGGCGTCGTCGTCCCCCACCCGGAAACCAACTCTCTGGTGCTCCAGGCCCCCCGCAACGTCACGAACAAGGTTTTCGCCTTGCTGGAGCATCTGGATCGCCCGCGACCCCAGATTCTGATCCAGGCCCACATCGTGGAGACCACCAAGGACACGGCTCGGGACCTCGGCTTTCAGTGGGGCGGACGGCGTGCGGGATTCGCCGGCGATCAACCCTGGATGGTGGCGCCCGGCGTCGGAGGTCCGGCAGGAGGATGGCCCGCCGGGGAACTGCCTCCCCCATTCTTCGATCAAGGCCAGGGCAGCGGCGGCATGGCCGGGAACTTCCCCGCCGATTTGACCTCCACGCTCACCGGATTGACCTTGGGATTCATCACCGGCAGCCCCAACTACCTTGAAGTTCAGCTTTCCGCCCTGCAACAGGACGGCAAGCTGAACATCCTGTCCTCGCCCTCCATCACCACCATGAACAACCTGATGGCCTTTACGGAGAACGGCGAGAAAGTGCCCTACGTGTCCAGGGACAAGGACGGCAACAGAGAGGTGAAATTCGAGGACGCCGTCCTGCGCCTGGAAATCACTCCCCATGTGGTGGACACCGAGCACCTGCGGCTGGACATCAGGGTTAAGAAGGACGAAGTGGATTTAACCAGACAGGTGGAAGGCAACCCATTCATCATCAAGAAGGAAACCCAGACCTCGCTCGTGGTGGGAAATGAAGAAACCGTGGTCATTTCAGGCCTGACCAAGGAATTGACCAGCCGCCGCCTGGACGGCGTGCCCTGGCTCAAGGATCTGCCCGGGCTGGGGGCGCTGTTCCGGCGCGACGCTTCCAGGCTGGACATGGAAGAGGTCCTCATCTTCATCACCCCGACCATCATCCCGCAGCGGTCGATTCCCCTGTCTCAAAACACCGCCCCACGGCCTTTCTTTCAATGA
- a CDS encoding PilW family protein yields the protein MPLLTPKSKSRGKPLKKLGVLKRRCKTSSQPSGFTLIEIIVTILLLGIVATFGGFLLVNAVRSYTFAQDNAHLSQKAQVAMTRVMRELSRIQDGKATSTSPNSIEVTTCDDPAMTMNFERNGNELQLNGVALTDSVTSFNVTSNGNKPPYTIELVLTGENGANLPFKTSITPESCS from the coding sequence ATGCCCCTGCTGACTCCTAAATCCAAATCGCGAGGGAAGCCCCTCAAAAAACTTGGCGTTTTGAAGCGACGCTGCAAAACATCCTCTCAACCATCCGGCTTCACACTCATCGAAATCATCGTCACGATTCTCCTTCTCGGCATCGTCGCCACCTTTGGCGGCTTCCTCCTGGTCAATGCCGTACGTAGCTACACATTTGCCCAAGACAACGCCCATCTCTCTCAAAAAGCCCAAGTGGCCATGACCAGAGTAATGCGGGAATTGTCCCGTATCCAAGACGGTAAAGCCACATCCACATCGCCTAACAGCATAGAGGTCACGACATGCGACGACCCGGCCATGACCATGAATTTCGAGAGAAACGGCAATGAACTGCAACTCAACGGGGTAGCCCTGACGGACAGTGTCACAAGCTTTAACGTGACCTCCAACGGCAACAAACCGCCTTATACCATCGAACTCGTACTTACAGGTGAAAACGGAGCCAATTTACCCTTCAAGACTTCCATTACCCCGGAATCCTGTTCCTGA
- a CDS encoding type II secretion system protein, with protein MERKNMNKAGQGGFTLIELIAVIVILGILAAAALPKFYDLQDDAREANAWGVAAAAQSALSLAYAASLLGKGPNDPEAACDDVALSGKVLPTLSCEASPSNEWNATSLTVEITAGYEGKDVTTTWNAP; from the coding sequence ATGGAAAGGAAAAATATGAACAAAGCTGGCCAGGGCGGTTTTACGTTGATTGAATTGATCGCGGTAATTGTTATTTTGGGGATTTTGGCGGCAGCGGCTTTACCAAAATTTTATGATCTACAAGATGATGCTCGGGAAGCCAATGCCTGGGGAGTTGCCGCCGCAGCTCAATCTGCTCTGTCCCTTGCATATGCTGCAAGCTTACTTGGAAAAGGGCCAAATGATCCTGAAGCCGCTTGCGACGATGTTGCGTTAAGCGGAAAAGTACTACCCACATTATCTTGCGAAGCAAGTCCAAGTAACGAATGGAATGCAACATCATTAACAGTTGAAATTACAGCTGGCTATGAAGGAAAAGACGTCACAACAACGTGGAACGCACCATAA
- the dksA gene encoding RNA polymerase-binding protein DksA translates to MEQKDLDFFEKMLKDNIRDINQRGSDTLDDMTDHREVYADPSDRATMETDRSFMLRLRDRERKLIPKIQEALARIQNGTFGLCEDCGDDISIQRLKARPVTTLCIKCKSAREEEEQLRGD, encoded by the coding sequence ATGGAACAGAAAGATTTGGATTTTTTTGAAAAAATGCTCAAGGATAATATCCGGGACATCAACCAGCGCGGTTCCGACACGCTGGACGACATGACCGACCACCGCGAAGTCTATGCCGATCCCTCCGACAGGGCGACCATGGAAACCGACCGTTCCTTCATGTTGCGCCTGCGAGACCGGGAACGGAAGCTGATTCCCAAAATCCAGGAAGCCCTGGCCCGGATTCAAAACGGGACCTTCGGCCTCTGCGAGGACTGCGGCGACGATATCAGTATTCAGCGGCTCAAGGCCAGACCGGTGACCACCTTGTGCATCAAGTGCAAAAGCGCTCGTGAAGAAGAGGAGCAGTTGCGCGGCGATTAA
- a CDS encoding type II secretion system F family protein, translating to MPHYRYEALTETGAWITGTIEADSEDQAKTRIAAQGNFPTSVRQDSSAGPGGESRTRSLFAAKVKPEDMILFTKQMRTMLDAGISVINLLEILQAQVENPSLKRALVAIREDLRQGASIFAAMSRHPKIFSKLYCSMIRAGEISGTLSQVLERLIFLIDHEHKVRKKIKAALTYPVIVLVTLFGAFLFLLTFVIPQFVGIFQSANIELPLPTRICIAMYDGLTNYWHVLLGGLIGLIVGVILSYRTTRGKLFWHALFLKIPLIGPVLQKAAMSRFASIFALLQSSGVTVLESMGILSEVIGNAAIAREFDNLQDKLREGRGISGPLRTSDKFTPMIVSMIAVGEESGNLDEMMSVVSAHYDYEVDYAVGRMSEMITPILTLLLAAVVGFFALAIFMPMWDLTKMVR from the coding sequence ATGCCCCACTATCGCTACGAAGCCCTGACGGAAACCGGCGCCTGGATCACCGGGACCATTGAGGCCGACTCCGAGGATCAGGCCAAGACCCGTATCGCGGCCCAGGGCAACTTCCCGACGTCCGTACGCCAGGATTCCTCGGCCGGGCCCGGAGGCGAGAGCAGGACCAGGAGTCTGTTCGCGGCCAAGGTCAAGCCCGAGGATATGATCCTGTTCACCAAGCAGATGCGCACCATGCTGGACGCCGGGATCTCGGTGATCAACCTGCTGGAAATCCTCCAGGCCCAGGTGGAGAACCCATCGCTGAAGCGCGCCCTCGTGGCGATCCGTGAAGACCTGCGCCAGGGCGCGTCCATTTTCGCGGCCATGAGCCGCCACCCGAAAATCTTCTCCAAACTTTACTGCTCCATGATCCGGGCCGGAGAGATCAGCGGCACCCTGTCCCAGGTCCTGGAACGACTGATCTTTCTCATCGACCACGAACACAAGGTCCGCAAGAAGATCAAGGCCGCCCTGACCTATCCGGTCATCGTCCTGGTCACCCTGTTCGGGGCCTTCCTGTTCCTGCTGACCTTCGTCATCCCGCAGTTCGTGGGCATTTTCCAGTCCGCGAACATTGAGCTGCCCCTGCCCACCAGAATCTGCATCGCCATGTACGACGGCCTGACAAATTATTGGCACGTCCTTCTGGGCGGCCTGATCGGCCTGATCGTCGGCGTGATTCTCTCCTACCGCACGACACGCGGCAAACTGTTCTGGCACGCCCTGTTCCTGAAAATCCCCCTGATCGGCCCGGTCCTGCAAAAGGCGGCCATGTCCCGCTTCGCCAGCATCTTCGCCCTGCTCCAAAGCAGCGGCGTCACGGTCCTGGAATCCATGGGCATTCTCAGCGAGGTCATCGGCAACGCGGCCATTGCCAGGGAGTTCGACAACCTCCAGGATAAACTCCGCGAAGGCCGCGGCATCTCCGGCCCCCTGCGCACGTCCGACAAGTTCACGCCCATGATCGTCAGCATGATCGCCGTGGGCGAGGAAAGCGGGAACCTGGACGAAATGATGTCCGTGGTCTCGGCCCACTACGACTACGAAGTGGACTACGCCGTCGGCCGAATGTCCGAAATGATCACCCCCATCCTGACCCTGCTCCTGGCCGCCGTGGTCGGCTTCTTCGCGCTGGCCATCTTCATGCCGATGTGGGATTTGACCAAGATGGTGCGGTGA
- a CDS encoding type II secretion system protein: MTRSLHRHSSGFTLLELIITIVMFGFLAAMLAPFIGSALTRSSDPIFRLDQSLKVNACMAELVAECGIAAALEDLEAVEECVKNFSNACLDDHGLELEHYCLRFVLINDVYEENKGDDDSGDCTDPALQILKVEMRKTSGSSEKVTYLFTPAD; this comes from the coding sequence ATGACCCGCTCTCTCCACCGTCATTCTTCCGGCTTCACGCTGCTTGAGCTGATCATCACCATCGTCATGTTCGGCTTTCTGGCCGCCATGCTCGCCCCGTTCATCGGTTCGGCACTGACCAGAAGTTCGGACCCGATTTTTCGTCTGGACCAGAGTCTGAAGGTCAACGCCTGTATGGCTGAGTTGGTTGCCGAATGCGGTATCGCCGCGGCGCTGGAAGATTTGGAAGCTGTAGAAGAATGCGTGAAAAACTTTTCCAACGCTTGCCTTGACGATCACGGACTTGAATTGGAACACTACTGCTTGAGATTCGTTCTGATCAATGACGTGTACGAGGAAAACAAGGGCGATGACGACAGCGGAGACTGCACGGACCCGGCTTTGCAAATTCTCAAGGTGGAAATGAGGAAGACGTCCGGTTCAAGTGAAAAAGTAACGTATCTTTTTACCCCGGCGGACTAA
- a CDS encoding Tim44 domain-containing protein — translation MSRFTVFLGSLVCLLAVGGFILTEIAEAQRFGGSRSFGSRPSYQRPAQQPAQPTQRQTQQQQTQQQTGQQSRQQGQQSAQQAPARPGMGGMLGGMLGGMLLGGLIGSLLFGGLDAFSGINFIDILVIGLILFLIFRFVRSRRLAAQPAGPVAAQGPPYGGTEDRPELVLHRSSPSASSGSSSDSSSGISGEKSAWDALNAEPSGASSSGLTIPEGFDVDEFLSGAKAAYARLQKSWNNRDIDDIRNFTTREVFAEIKRQQASAPMMGQTELLQVDAALLEVQEEGDDTVCSVLFDVLLREDSSSAQPSQIQEIWHFSRSSDGKGVWLLEGIQQVD, via the coding sequence GTGTCACGATTTACGGTTTTTCTTGGTTCCTTGGTCTGTCTGCTCGCCGTTGGAGGCTTTATTCTGACGGAAATCGCGGAGGCCCAGAGGTTCGGCGGCAGCCGGTCCTTCGGGTCGCGGCCCAGCTATCAGCGTCCGGCGCAACAACCCGCGCAACCTACGCAACGCCAAACCCAGCAGCAACAGACCCAGCAGCAAACCGGTCAACAAAGCCGCCAGCAGGGGCAGCAGTCCGCTCAGCAGGCCCCGGCGCGGCCCGGGATGGGCGGCATGCTCGGCGGGATGTTGGGCGGCATGCTCCTGGGCGGGCTGATCGGCTCCTTGCTCTTCGGAGGCCTGGACGCCTTTTCCGGGATCAACTTCATCGACATCCTGGTCATCGGGCTGATTCTCTTTCTGATTTTCCGCTTTGTCCGCTCCCGTCGCCTGGCCGCCCAGCCAGCAGGTCCGGTCGCGGCCCAAGGACCGCCTTATGGCGGGACGGAAGACCGTCCGGAGCTGGTTTTGCACCGGAGTTCGCCTTCCGCTTCTTCCGGCTCGTCTTCCGACTCATCTTCCGGCATATCTGGAGAAAAAAGCGCCTGGGACGCCCTGAACGCCGAGCCTTCCGGAGCTTCGTCCTCCGGACTCACCATTCCTGAAGGCTTTGACGTGGACGAATTTCTCTCCGGCGCCAAGGCGGCCTATGCCCGCTTGCAGAAGTCCTGGAACAACCGCGACATTGACGACATCCGCAACTTTACGACTCGGGAGGTGTTCGCGGAAATCAAGCGTCAGCAGGCCTCCGCGCCGATGATGGGCCAAACCGAACTGCTTCAGGTGGACGCCGCCTTGCTCGAAGTCCAGGAAGAAGGCGACGACACGGTATGCAGCGTGCTGTTCGACGTCCTGCTTCGGGAAGACTCCAGTTCGGCTCAACCGTCTCAAATTCAGGAAATCTGGCATTTCAGCAGGTCTTCGGACGGAAAAGGCGTCTGGTTGCTGGAGGGCATTCAGCAGGTCGACTGA
- a CDS encoding DUF2283 domain-containing protein — MKIHYDQQVDAIYIHLSDSIPDGVVEIKEGVNIDTTEDGKLTGIEILDASKKMNLDTLLSYTIEFDPSLLRPPSPGQDHRIAA, encoded by the coding sequence ATGAAGATTCACTACGATCAGCAAGTTGATGCAATATACATTCACCTGAGTGATTCCATTCCGGACGGTGTTGTTGAAATCAAGGAAGGGGTTAATATCGATACGACGGAAGATGGAAAGTTAACGGGCATAGAAATTCTTGATGCATCAAAAAAGATGAATCTTGATACGTTGTTATCCTACACTATCGAGTTCGATCCATCACTGCTGCGGCCCCCCTCACCTGGGCAAGATCATCGAATCGCGGCTTGA
- a CDS encoding GspE/PulE family protein, whose amino-acid sequence MARERKRLGDMLVDAGLIDATQLKEALLEQKKAGVKLGEYLINRGVVREQQIYDVISRQLNIEKFLPEKFPVDTHLAALIPQDFARRNKVAPLARRGNLLNVAMPDPLDLNTLDDLEILTNMEVEPVICTQRELTDLIYSIYGSSTQMGDALRDLDDEAIFEDTETTEAVSLSSLQDMAEEAPIIRLVNSILAQAVRENASDIHISPEKTIVHLRFRVDGKLREVPAPPRNVFLPIVSRIKIISGMDISVSRMPQDGRFSFTLDNREIHVRVSSLPTIHGENLVLRLLHRSGQIMTLDDLGMIEEDRNKLLEAITRPYGMLLATGPTGSGKSSSLYALLKQMNQPDVNIITLEDPVEYRVEKIRQVQLNRRAGMTFASGLRSILRQDPDVIMVGEIRDAETAEIAVQAALTGHKLLSTLHTNNAAGAVTRLMEMDVEPFLVASTLLVVIAQRLVRKICPFCKEAYSPPKPILEALGLARTQKITFFRGQGCSRCNQVGYQGRTGVFEVLTVDDEVQEMILQRASARDIFRSQVKSGKLRPLVRDAAVKVAKGITTAEEAASNVLG is encoded by the coding sequence ATGGCCAGAGAACGCAAACGCCTCGGCGACATGCTGGTGGACGCCGGGCTGATCGACGCGACCCAGCTCAAGGAAGCCCTGCTGGAGCAGAAGAAAGCCGGGGTCAAGCTCGGGGAGTATCTGATCAACCGGGGGGTGGTCCGGGAACAGCAGATTTACGACGTCATCAGTCGTCAGCTGAACATTGAGAAATTCCTGCCCGAGAAGTTCCCCGTCGACACCCATCTGGCCGCCCTGATTCCCCAGGACTTCGCCCGTCGCAACAAGGTCGCCCCGTTGGCCCGACGAGGCAACCTGCTCAACGTGGCCATGCCGGATCCCTTGGATCTGAACACGTTGGACGACCTGGAAATCCTGACCAACATGGAAGTGGAGCCGGTCATCTGCACCCAGCGGGAGCTGACCGACCTGATCTACAGCATCTACGGCTCCTCAACCCAGATGGGCGACGCCTTGCGGGATCTGGACGACGAGGCGATTTTCGAGGATACGGAGACCACGGAAGCCGTATCCCTGTCTTCCCTACAGGACATGGCCGAAGAGGCTCCGATCATCCGTCTGGTGAACTCCATTCTGGCCCAGGCCGTTCGGGAGAACGCCAGCGACATCCATATCAGCCCGGAAAAGACCATCGTCCACCTGCGGTTTCGAGTGGACGGCAAGCTGCGGGAGGTCCCGGCCCCGCCCAGAAACGTGTTCCTGCCCATTGTCTCCAGAATCAAAATCATCTCCGGCATGGACATTTCCGTCTCCCGCATGCCCCAGGACGGTCGATTCTCCTTCACTCTGGACAACCGGGAAATCCATGTCCGGGTCTCTTCCCTGCCCACCATTCACGGGGAAAACCTGGTACTGCGCCTGTTGCACCGCAGCGGACAGATCATGACCCTGGACGACCTGGGCATGATCGAGGAGGATCGGAACAAGCTGCTGGAGGCCATCACCCGGCCCTACGGCATGCTCCTGGCCACCGGCCCCACGGGCAGCGGTAAAAGCTCCTCCCTCTACGCCCTGCTCAAACAGATGAACCAGCCGGACGTGAACATCATCACCCTGGAAGATCCGGTGGAGTACCGGGTGGAGAAAATCCGCCAAGTCCAGCTCAACCGCCGGGCCGGAATGACCTTTGCCTCCGGCTTGCGCTCCATCCTGCGCCAGGATCCCGACGTGATCATGGTCGGCGAAATCCGGGACGCCGAAACCGCCGAAATCGCCGTGCAGGCCGCCCTGACCGGGCACAAGCTGCTCTCCACCCTGCACACCAACAATGCCGCCGGGGCCGTGACCAGACTGATGGAAATGGATGTCGAACCTTTTCTGGTGGCCTCCACCCTGCTGGTGGTGATCGCCCAGCGCTTGGTGCGCAAGATCTGCCCCTTTTGCAAGGAAGCCTACAGCCCGCCCAAGCCGATCCTGGAGGCCTTGGGCCTGGCCCGGACCCAAAAGATCACCTTTTTCCGCGGCCAGGGCTGCTCTCGCTGCAACCAGGTCGGCTACCAGGGCCGCACCGGAGTCTTCGAGGTGCTCACCGTGGACGACGAGGTTCAGGAAATGATCCTCCAACGGGCCTCGGCCCGGGACATCTTCCGTTCCCAGGTCAAATCCGGCAAACTCCGCCCCCTGGTCCGCGACGCCGCGGTCAAGGTGGCCAAAGGCATCACCACGGCCGAGGAGGCCGCTTCCAACGTGCTGGGGTGA
- a CDS encoding prepilin-type N-terminal cleavage/methylation domain-containing protein — protein sequence MKPPPSPPHTKPTPVSLGFTLMEVIVVIILLGILAVVAVVRFSGTDAEDVAAANTLKTHLRYAQIRAMADVVYWGIEIETSNKYVLIRETGGVPNLPGESEPYLENIPANISPLTTFRFSPGRGQPIDSGGNVMGNDQTISVGTQAITITQETGFIP from the coding sequence ATGAAACCACCTCCCTCCCCCCCTCATACCAAGCCGACGCCCGTATCCCTCGGCTTCACCCTGATGGAAGTGATCGTCGTGATCATTCTTCTGGGCATTCTGGCCGTGGTGGCGGTTGTTCGGTTTTCCGGCACGGACGCCGAGGATGTTGCCGCGGCCAATACGCTCAAGACGCATCTACGGTATGCGCAGATTCGGGCCATGGCGGATGTCGTCTATTGGGGGATAGAGATTGAGACAAGCAACAAGTATGTTCTGATCAGGGAGACTGGTGGCGTTCCGAACTTACCAGGAGAGAGCGAACCTTATTTGGAGAATATTCCGGCAAATATTAGTCCCCTGACGACCTTCAGGTTCAGCCCGGGCCGCGGCCAGCCGATTGATTCCGGTGGTAATGTAATGGGGAATGATCAAACCATATCCGTCGGCACCCAAGCCATCACCATCACCCAGGAAACCGGATTCATCCCATGA
- a CDS encoding NFACT RNA binding domain-containing protein, protein MEALLFRGLVEEIRPMLLGRRLERIYSPRPGWWSFRLQPADHPRFLLFAHHPADVALTLSPHAPENPATPAAQVMRLRKHVQGLRILRCRADWVRRRLTFGLGRHEPQAWLILDAQKGVLLSDQPEPEPEPEPLDIDSLAATNSDDASGPVSWPTWEQIRDDDQIWQTHPHVSPLLRRTIHALPEDQGRSLLDALRSGGAPETYFVYRAPQGGKSQSPSRPWVLAWPLPQSLRQGRDEQTSSSAFQAANLLAEEIFFPDQASNGPAAPEPRELKRIARLRRNLDADEHRLREYVRLADQAELIRCHLYQLPAQQLTPRSKVERLTLTDPKGETVELIFDKRLTILENMQRWFQLAEKGRRGLTHVQKRREQLQSNPEPGRAGAVGARTTASSEASSRAFSGASWDHRPPAPKARNRPNDERALPLHRFLSSDGFVLLRGKNQKANHHLLTKAASPFDYWFHAADGPGAHLVLKRDSPGRDVPERTMEEAASLAGLASHFSGAARATIICAQVKYVRPVKGTPGMAAVDRVLRTLNVALDPELEAKLRVSV, encoded by the coding sequence ATGGAGGCGCTCCTTTTTCGCGGCCTGGTCGAAGAAATCCGGCCCATGCTGCTGGGCAGACGCCTGGAGCGGATTTACTCCCCGCGCCCTGGGTGGTGGTCCTTTCGGCTCCAGCCCGCAGACCATCCCCGCTTTTTGCTCTTCGCCCACCATCCCGCGGATGTCGCCCTGACCCTCTCCCCGCATGCGCCGGAGAACCCGGCCACCCCCGCGGCCCAGGTGATGCGTTTGCGCAAGCACGTTCAGGGCCTTCGAATTCTGCGCTGTCGGGCCGACTGGGTTCGGCGTCGACTAACATTCGGCCTAGGTCGTCATGAGCCGCAAGCATGGCTCATTCTGGACGCGCAAAAAGGCGTACTTTTGTCCGACCAGCCAGAGCCGGAACCGGAGCCGGAGCCTCTCGATATCGACTCATTGGCGGCGACGAATTCGGACGACGCCTCGGGACCCGTCTCCTGGCCGACCTGGGAGCAAATCCGCGACGACGACCAAATCTGGCAAACCCATCCCCACGTCTCCCCCCTGCTGCGTCGCACCATACACGCCCTGCCCGAAGACCAAGGGCGCTCTCTGCTGGACGCCCTCCGATCCGGCGGCGCACCCGAAACCTATTTTGTCTACCGCGCTCCCCAGGGCGGCAAATCCCAGAGTCCGAGCCGACCCTGGGTTCTCGCGTGGCCGCTTCCCCAGTCCCTGCGCCAGGGACGCGACGAGCAGACAAGCTCATCGGCCTTCCAGGCCGCGAATCTCCTGGCCGAGGAGATTTTCTTCCCGGATCAAGCCTCAAACGGACCAGCCGCCCCCGAACCCCGGGAACTCAAACGCATCGCGCGGCTACGTCGCAACCTGGACGCGGATGAACACCGGCTACGCGAGTACGTTCGTCTTGCCGACCAGGCCGAGTTGATCCGTTGTCACCTCTACCAGCTTCCGGCGCAGCAGCTCACGCCCCGCTCCAAGGTCGAGCGGCTGACCCTGACCGATCCAAAAGGCGAAACCGTTGAGCTGATTTTCGACAAGCGCCTGACCATTCTCGAGAACATGCAACGCTGGTTCCAGTTGGCCGAGAAAGGGCGGCGCGGGTTGACGCATGTGCAAAAACGTCGCGAACAGCTCCAATCAAATCCGGAGCCGGGACGTGCCGGGGCGGTGGGAGCGCGAACCACGGCGTCTTCAGAGGCTTCTTCGAGGGCATTTTCGGGCGCGTCTTGGGATCATCGTCCACCGGCCCCGAAAGCCCGAAACCGCCCCAATGACGAACGGGCCTTGCCCCTGCATCGCTTTTTGAGTAGCGACGGCTTTGTTCTCTTGCGCGGCAAGAACCAGAAGGCCAATCACCACCTCCTGACCAAGGCGGCCAGCCCGTTCGACTACTGGTTTCACGCGGCGGACGGTCCTGGAGCGCACCTGGTCCTAAAGCGAGACTCCCCGGGCCGGGACGTCCCGGAGCGAACCATGGAGGAAGCCGCCAGCCTGGCCGGATTGGCCAGCCACTTTTCCGGGGCCGCACGAGCCACGATCATCTGCGCTCAGGTCAAGTACGTGCGTCCGGTCAAGGGGACGCCGGGCATGGCCGCGGTGGACCGGGTCCTGCGCACCCTGAACGTGGCCCTGGATCCGGAGTTGGAAGCCAAGCTACGAGTCTCGGTGTAG